A region from the Aegilops tauschii subsp. strangulata cultivar AL8/78 chromosome 5, Aet v6.0, whole genome shotgun sequence genome encodes:
- the LOC109748697 gene encoding uncharacterized protein, with amino-acid sequence MPPRRRGSSGYRGVRERPSGAFYAEIRSGDVRLGLGTFETVHEAARAYDAAAWHLERPHVQMNFHDVYTREQAQTVAPPPRLITDQDREEHHRRQCRLLIIEEDERAMAEWRRRHPEDVTYENAFWAERTVRHRAERGDRRRRKALAISQCDLVNVGGK; translated from the coding sequence atgccgccgcgccgccggggatcttcgggctaccgcggcgtccgcgaGCGCCCCTCCGGTGCCTTCTACGCTGAGATCCGGTCcggcgacgtccgcctcggcCTTGGCACGTTTGAGACCGTgcacgaggccgcccgcgcgtacgacgctgCGGCGTGGCACCTAGAGAGGCCTCACGTGCAGATGAACTTCCACGACGTCTACACGCGCGAGCAGGCGCAGACCGTCGCCCCTCCGCCTCGTCTTATAACAGACCAGGACCGTGAGGAACACCATCGGCGGCAGTGCCGCCTCCTCATCATCGAGGAGGACGAGCGAGCCATGGCGGAGTGGCGCCGGCGCCACCCGGAGGACGTCACCTACGAGAACGCCTTCTGGGCGGAGAGGACGGTAAGGCACCGCGCAGAGCGGGGGGACAGGCGTCGGCGGAAAGCACTGGCCATATCACAGTGCGATCTCGTTAACGTAGGTGGGAAGTAG
- the LOC109787552 gene encoding diaminopimelate epimerase, chloroplastic, giving the protein MSPAAAAARATSFAANFTTSTAPSSGGRLLRPFRGNPRPRRAVASMAVSAPKSPAAASFLERRESERALHFVKYQGLGNDFIMVDNRDSAVPKVTPEEAAKLCDRNFGIGADGVIFVMPGVNGADYTMRIFNSDGSEPEMCGNGVRCFARFIAEVENLQGTHSFKIHTGAGLIIPEIQDDGKVKVDMGEPILYGPDVPTKLPSTKNEAVVKAELAIDGLAWHVTCVSMGNPHCITFGSKELKVLHVDDLKLSDIGPKFEHHEMFPARTNTEFVEVLSRSHLKMRVWERGAGATLACGTGACAVVVAAVLEGRAERKCVVDLPGGPLEIEWREDNNHVYMTGPAEAVFYGSVVH; this is encoded by the exons atgtcgcccgccgccgccgccgccagagcCACATCCTTCGCTGCCAACTTCACCACCTCCACTGCCCCCTCCTCGGGCGGTCGCCTCCTCCGTCCGTTCCGTGGGAATCCGCGcccccgccgcgccgtcgcctcgATGGCCGTGTCCGCTCCCAAGTCGCCAGCCGCCGCCTCGTTCCTCGAGCGCCGCGAGTCCGAGCGCGCGCTCCACTTCGTCAAGTACCAGGGCCTCGGCAACGACTTCATAATG GTCGACAACAGGGATTCGGCTGTGCCGAAGGTGACaccggaggaggcggcgaagctATGCGACCGAAACTTTGGTATTGGTGCTGATGGCGTCATCTTCGTCATGCCGGGGGTCAACGGCGCGGACTACACTATGAGAATATTCAACTCCGATGGCAGCGAGCCGGAG ATGTGTGGCAATGGAGTTCGTTGCTTTGCTCGCTTTATAGCGGAGGTTGAAAATCTACAGGGAACACATAG CTTCAAAATCCATACTGGCGCTGGATTAATTATTCCTGAAATACAAGACGATGGAAAG GTTAAGGTTGATATGGGCGAACCCATTCTTTATGGACCAGATGTTCCCACAAAACTGCCATCCACCAAGAATGAAGCTGTTGTAAAAGCGGAATTGGCAATTGACGGGTTAGCATGGCATGTAACCTGTGTTAGTATGGGCAATCCTCATTGCATCACGTTTGGTTCAAAAGAGTTGAAG GTTCTGCATGTTGATGATTTGAAGCTTAGTGACATTGGGCCCAAATTTGAGCATCATGAAATGTTTCCTGCTCGGACCAACACTG AATTTGTGGAGGTCTTGTCTCGCTCACACCTCAAAATGCGAGTTTGGGAGCGGGGTGCTG GAGCAACTCTTGCTTGTGGGACTGGTGCTTGTGCCGTTGTTGTTGCAGCTGTTCTTGAGGGCCGAGCTGAACGG AAATGTGTAGTTGATTTGCCTGGTGGGCCATTGGAAATTGAGTGGAGGGAGGATAACAATCATGTTTACATGACTGGTCCTGCTGAGGCTGTCTTCTACGGATCTGTTGTACACTAG
- the LOC109787554 gene encoding myb-related protein MYBAS2, translated as MADKKGGMVSSVPMIMADKKANTAFHIKRTEKENQGNQIETSPRFPFPFASKRLEFIKDLVLKLEPTSTQRKKSKKTGSQPIQVREETRKGPWTEQEDMQLVCTVRLFGERRWDFIAKVSGLNRTGKSCRLRWVNYLHPGLKRGRMTPHEERLILELHARWGNRWSRIARKLPGRTDNEIKNYWRTHMRKKAQERKRNVSPSSSSSSVTYQSIQPQTPSIMGIGEQELHGGSSCITSILKGTPADMDGYLMDQIWMEIEAPSGVNFHDGKDNSYSSPSGPLLPSPMWDYYSPEAGWKMDEIKMAPQVSYSKGIGPSY; from the exons ATGGCTGACAAAAAAGGTGGGATGGTGTCCTCCGTGCCAATGATAATGGCTGACAAAAAGGCCAATACTGCTTTTCATATCAAGAggacagaaaaagaaaaccaagGAAACCAGATAGAGACTTCACCAAGATTCCCATTTCCATTCGCAAGCAAGAG ACTGGAGTTCATTAAGGATCTCGTCCTGAAACTGGAGCCCACAAGCACTCAAAGGAAGAAGAGCAAGAAGACGGGCTCCCAGCCGATACAAG TGAGAGAAGAGACACGCAAAGGGCCATGGACAGAGCAGGAGGACATGCAACTGGTATGCACTGTCCGTTTGTTCGGTGAACGCCGTTGGGATTTCATTGCCAAAGTATCAG GCCTCAACCGCACAGGAAAGAGCTGTCGCCTCCGGTGGGTTAACTACCTCCACCCTGGCCTAAAGCGTGGGCGCATGACTCCCCATGAAGAACGCCTCATCCTCGAGCTCCATGCTCGGTGGGGAAACAG GTGGTCCAGGATAGCACGGAAGCTGCCAGGGCGTACCGACAATGAGATCAAGAACTACTGGAGAACACATATGAGGAAGAAAGCAcaggagaggaagaggaacgTGTCACcctcatcatcttcatcctcAGTGACATACCAATCCATTCAGCCACAGACGCCATCGATCATGGGAATTGGCGAGCAGGAGCTTCATGGTGGCAGTAGCTGCATCACAAGCATATTGAAGGGCACGCCTGCTGACATGGATGGATACCTCATGGATCAGATATGGATGGAGATTGAGGCACCCTCTGGGGTCAACTTTCATGACGGGAAGGATAATTCATACAGCAGCCCCTCTGGTCCTCTGCTACCATCACCGATGTGGGATTACTACAGCCCTGAGGCAGGCTGGAAGATGGATGAGATAAAGATGGCCCCACAAGTTAGCTACAGTAAAGGAATTGGCCCCAGTTATTGA